Within the Vigna angularis cultivar LongXiaoDou No.4 chromosome 10, ASM1680809v1, whole genome shotgun sequence genome, the region TCATAGATGAAAAGAAGTCACCACaaccacctcctcctcctcctccaatTCCAAAAATCATGAACTCAGCAGTagcttctcctcctcctcctcctcctcctcctccaatCCCTCCTAGAAAGAGTCCAGCACCACCACCTCCTCCACCAAAGGCAAGTGGTTTGAAGTCATCATCAAAACCGCCACCTAATCCAATTGAAAGAGCAGCAGGTACCACAAGTAAGCAAGGAGACACTTCACCTGAGGTGAAACTAAAGCCACTACATTGGGATAAGGTGAATACAAACCTTGATCATTCTATGGTGTGGGACAAAATGGACCGTGGTTCTTTCAGGTAATCATAGTAAactagattttgaaaatatctaaattttgaTTCCTCCATTTTAGCATCGGTTGATGATTTATTAAACTACAGGGTTGATGATGATCTTATGGAAGCTCTCTTCAGGGTAGTCGCCACCAACCGAAATGATAATGCCCCCAAAGAAAATAACTCAACGAGTTCTAGCAAGGATGCTTTGGCTCTATCATCAAATGCCTTCCTTCTTGACCCAAGAAAATCACAAAACATTGCTATTGTTTTGAAATCTTTGACAGTCTCTCGTAAAGATATTATTGATGCACTCATTGATGGTCATGGCCTTAATATAGAAACCATTGAAAAGCTTGGTAGAGTAGCCCCAACAGAAGAAGAACAATCACTTGTACTTGCATATGAAGGAGACCCTTCAAAACTTGCTGAAGCCGAAACTTTCCTACGCCACATCCTCAAAGCTGTTCCTTCAGCTTTTAAGCGATTGAATGCCTTGCTATTCAGGTTGAATTATGACTCCGAGATTCTAGAAATCAAGGAGTTTCTGCAGACCCTTGAGATGGGGTGCAAGGAGCTTCGAAAACAAGGAATCTTTGTCAAACTTCTTGAAGCTGTGCTTAAGGCTGGAAATCGCATGAATGCAGGCACACAGAGGGGTAATGCTCAAGCTTTCAACATGGCTTCTCTAAGAAAGCTCTCTGATGTCAAGAGCACTGATGGAAAAACCACACTGCTTCACTTTGTGGTTGAAGAAGTTGTTCGTTCTGAAGGAAAACGTGCTGTTCTCAACCGCAACCACAGTTTGAGTCGTAGTAGCAGCAGGAACAGTAACAAGAGTGATGACTCTCAAAATTCTTCTGCTTCAAATGAACAAAGACAAAAGGAATATATAACACTAGGATTGCCAGTTGTGGGAGGGATCAGTTCTGAGTTTTCCAACGTGAGGAAAGCTGCGATTACAGATTACAGCACTTTTGTTGGTTCAATCTCAGCACTCTCGGCCAAGATTCTTGAGATTAGAGAACTTGTTTCCCAGTGTGGAAATGACAAGGGAGGGAACTTTGTGAAAGAAATGAACCGTTTTCTTGAAAATGCTGAGGAAGAATTGAGATTAGTGAGGGAAGAGCAAACAAGGGTGATGCAAATTGTGAAAAAAACAACAGATTATTATCAAGGAGGAGCTTCAAAAGATATTGTAGAGCACCCTCTTTATCTATTTGTCATAGTAAAGGATTTTCTGGGAATGGTTGATCAAGCATGCATTGAGATTGCTCGTAACATGCAGAAGAGGAAGACACCTAAGGTAAATTAAGTCTAACACTGTAATAGTCTGCAGAGGAACCAGCACAAAGGACTTTGGAGGTTTAACATTGCATGTCATCGAAATCTAGGATTTGCGAACACATGCAACCTGAGCTTTGGGACCATTTACATAAGGGAGCTGAAGTGCTAAAACTCAGTTCAAAGTGACAACATCACTCGCTTTGTTTCATTCATAATATGAATGAGATAGTTCGCAGTTTGTGGTGGAGAATCTTGTGCGGCAAAATGCTAACCATTGGAGGTTTGGAAATACTATGACGGCAGTGTGTGCTTTTGAACTGTTAGAGCCAGTTTGTCTGTTAAATTCAGAAGCTAAAACCATTCTTGTAGtgttaacaatttttcaaagtttaaccTCTAAATGTACGTGTCACTTGTACAGAGAACTATTGTTCTTGAGAATTTTAAGTCTCATGTATATACACAGATCTTGGATTCTTTTGTTATCCAGAATTTGATATCGTGCTGCGTTTCTTCTCATTTTCTATTGTATTTAAATGTTCAACTgatggattttatttttttattttatttatatgaggTATGACACCAAAGAAGCTGACTTAGCATTGCTCAAAAAGTAAACTGATCATGCGCATGAACTAATAGAGCAACGTTAGGATAGAAAATGAATTCGTGTCatcaatgattttattttaccatAATTCATCAAGACAGTCAGATATGCTTCTGCATAATACACGACAAATTTGACATTACTATCTTAGCTGAATAGCTCTCTGTTTGCGTCAGAAAACATTCATAAATTGAATTCCCACATACAATTATTTCTGCAAGTTTCTTTTAGCAAGTTTCCTCTGTATTGTAAATGTGGTGcgctttttaatttttcagtgATAATTGTACCTTTCTGTTTATGTATGCATTTGTGTACATACAAAAGTATTATCCTACAACTCCATAACCGTACGCAGTTACACAGGTTTTTTCTTGTATACTTtaactacaaaataaaggggagaaaaagaaaggataataaaaaaacaaaagacaaaaagtgtgtatatatatatatatatatatatatatatatatatatatagagagagagagagagagagagagaggctATTGTACAAGTTCAAAATTTCAAGTTGATAGCATAAGAATCTTCCTCGTATAGGTAGCACATCCAGCAATATTTATTTCTGATTAGTGTATATTGGAGAGAACATATGTCAAACTTGATACTGAAATTAATCTGCTTTGTGAAACCCACTTAATTAGTCTTGTTCCTTGGTTCTGAAAATTCTTCAATCATGTTTCCCAATGTAACAAAGTCTTGTATCATTGCATGTGAATGGGGGGAGATAGGCGAGTTGAACTTTAGACAACTTTTATATCACCTTAGCTTCTTAGAGATACATGGTCTACAACACGTTAAAAACCATATCAATCACCCACATAGGACGGGTAGAGAAGCAGAATAATAATGCAACCAATGACAACAGATATTTGCATTTCTTACATTACATACATCAATATTATTTCCTAATCAACACAATGCCTACGAGGGATGCAAGGAAGAAAATTATCATCAATAAATGATGCCTACTCCTTCCTCCTACTCCTCATAATGTTCATAAGCTCCTATTTAACTAGGATGTTGCTCCACTGTTGCTTACCAAACATGGATATCACAGCATTGAGCTGTTTCCACAAACATTTCCTCTGAACATACAGGTCTACCTGATACACTGGTGTATTTAAcctcttttctccttcttcttcacctttATCACTTGTGGGGTCACCAAGGATTCTAACTTTTACTTTTAGCATCACCCTGAAATTAGAAATAACAGTTAATGGAATAAGCCTTTCTTTAATCTCGTCTTTGGCATTCCCCCACCCTCTTTTTTTCCTTGGTACATAATGATGtgtataaataattgatatagCACGTTCGTATTATTAATAGAGCTCTCAAAAGTAAGGCGCGCTACTACATAACATCACTGCAAAAAAATTCTAAAGTAAAATACAAACCATGCCTCAAAACTCATTTAGTTTAACATAATCCGCAGTCAGTAAATATCTTTCTGTAATCCTAGAAATGCTGTTAGAATGTATAATGTAAACAAGAACTTCTATTATCATCTCCATCAACCAGATCGCTCATTTGGCAAGAAACAGGTTCATTCTTACAGCAAATCAAAACAACTAGGTCACATAGATCTCCCTTTCTTGTCAACAATCACCAGACTCCAGTTAAAAATTGAGGAACACAAGTTTCAGCTTACTTCACTACAAAGTTGAGCTTTATTTAGTAATTTACAGTTGTGTCTCCAGAAACAGAATGCAATCAACAGTAGCTGTTTTACAAATTGCTTTACATTATTaaacataaagaaaagaaataatcaGTTATTACCCCCAAAAGAGAAAATGATGGTAAGAATTCAAGAAACATTCAGCGGACAAACATAAACTACAATTTATGTAGGGTACATATCTCGGATAAAATGTACAACTTGTACCTTTTCTGGACGACTTTTTACTACTTTTTGACCACGGTAAAAAGCTGGTGTGGATGTGCCTTTGACATTATGTTTTAACCTTTTCATCTCCTCCTCTTTTTTGTCCTCCTGCGTTTTATGCATACAGAGTTCAGACAAGCCATTTATGGATGAAAATATAAatgtccattttttttaataactccATGTCACCTATTCTACATATTAGTACCTAAGTATCATGAATGTTGGAATAAACTGTGTAACACATACTTATTATTggttaaattttcttaaaaactaTTAACTCGTAACATAAGTGAAGTTTATTTAATAAGTAGCACTCATAAGGTTAACAGCAGTTAACAGAAGGAAATATATTCAAAGAGGGTGTTTCAAGCATTTTTCCTAGTACATTAGATATATGCAGACACACTAAAGTGAAACCATAGGCAAGATGGAATGTAGGAAATGCTAGTCATTTCTAGAAAAAACATTTTGGAACATGAAAGAGGGCGTTTACCTTTACTTTTGATTGAAGACGCGTTCTTTCTACTTCTTTTGCATTAGATTTTTCCTCTATTTTTCTTGAAGACTGATTAAGAAATAGAAAGTGAAAAGGCATAAGTTGGGTGGTTGAATTCTCATAACCTTATGAATATTCCATGTCATAGGCACTGAAATGTAATAGGAAAAAAACCAAGAGCTAGTCCTAcctcttttcctttctctgctCTGATGGCACTTTTTGGGCCAAAAGTACTTCGTACAGCATTTCCACTTTTATCCGCACTCTCAACCTTAGTTGgcctattaaaaaataatttcgaGAGGGTCATATACAGAAATTTTCAACTTAAGGagaaatttcaattaaaattacaataGATGTGTTGGACAAAATCAcaagttataaaatatattttaataaatttgcaTAACAATAACTCGCTACGTTTCCTCCTCTATTCTACAATTTCGGTAGTTTCCTTGCTTAAAATTCGCCCAAAGAAAGCTACCAAAAAAAACATGACCTCATCAAATGGAAATCTTGAGCGCACCAGTAGGATGAAAGAGACAAATAGAAAATGACCATGaaatatacaaaagaaaaagaaacttgTGCAATGAAAACTCATTTTCAGTGCAGTTTAAAAATTTTACCGTCCATTTTCTTTCCTCAAAGCCGTAGATGTTGGAACCTTTGACACGGTCCCTCTTGAAGGAACCTGCACAggaaataaagagaaacatttttaaatcaacATTTTCTACAGTTGGGCAGTACTGATTGCactgtatataatttttttttgtcaatgatGAATAGTAGTGCATAAAGATTTCCAATTACCTGCTTCTTTATCGAAGATTTGTCTTCATCAGAAGCTTTTGGCTGGTTGAAGCTGTTCTGGAATGTCTTAAATGCTCGCTTGACTATGTCCTTATCTCCCATTTTCTCCATGATTAAAGATCTCCTCATGGTAGCTTGAGGAGCTCGCTCAGGATTACTTGGAGCCAAGCTCAGAGACATGTGCAAAGGTTTGTTAGCAAATTTTCTGCTCTCCCCACTAGAAGTAATTTGCCTTCTAGACAAAGATGACGAACTTCCCTTCTTAGTTGAAGAAGCAGGTGTTACTGTTTTGGCAGGAGTTGATGCAGGCTTTGAACTTTTTGGTGTGGAAATCTGGGATGCCTTAGAAGTAGGTAGCATTGGTTTCTTCTTTGTCTTGGCTGCATTGCTGCCCTTGTTCACAGAGGTAACCTGTCCAAATAAGAGGGAGAGAAATTAAAACCAGGGTAACCAGATTGTCAACCCTTCAGAAAGAACATGAATCTGATAGATATATGAATTGAATCAAACCTTAGATTCCTTTGGTTGAACCAATTTCACATGTTTTGCTTCAACTTCTGAAGCCTTTGCTGTGTCCTTGTACACAACGTGGGAAATTTCCTTCACATCTTCAGCTTCAATGTTAGGACTTTCTTCATGTTTCACGCATACATCTTCAGGTTCATCCATCTGGAAGGAACTATTTGATCTACTTTCCACTTCCTTGTTCTCCATCTCAACCAGCGAACTTTCGTAATCTCTTGAAACTGCAACTTCCTCCTCAGAATCATTAACATGGGTCCTATGGATCTCACCAACAGAACTGGTTTCTTGTGTAACTCCTTCATCGAAACCTTGAGTGTCGGATTTATCAAGTTCTGCATCAGCGTTGCCACCCAGATCTATTTCATCTTGATCTTCTGATCTGAAAGAATCTTTCTCCTTCTGCTTCTCCTGAGCCAGCAATTCGGCTTTCCGGGCAGCAATCTTCTTGTAATGGGCTTCAAAGTAGGCTTTTTTCTGAGCCACTGATCCAGGTGTGGCACACTTCTCAACTTCTTCTAAGTACTTGTTAGGAGAGAAAGAGGACCATCTCTCCCAAGACAAGGAATCGTTCTCAAATCTCCCAAATGAAACAGACACTTGCAAAGAAGGATTGGAAGCGGCACTTTCTCCCATCTGCTTCAATAacaaggaaaaaacaaaaacttttgtGCATAATTGCAGACAACCAACACAAAGACAACTCACAAACAACACCAAAAAGAGCACAGGATTTCAACAATCATAAATTTGGATGTGATCCAAGCAGAGAGCAAGACAAATTTgcatcaataataaaaaataatcaacttCTAATATGAAGGAACCTTAATGACAAACAAGTTTACCTTATATTCAAACACTGTTGCATCCACAAGAAATTCACCAATGGAAATAAATAACTACTTCGCCGCAGAAGCTATGCACTATACGGCCTGTAAACAAGCAATTGGGGAATAACCATTCCTGGATATCTCACTGAAAAGACCAGGAGTAAGAGTCCTCCCAATGGGACAAAAAAATAAGAGAGTCTAAAATAATTTGCAGCAAATGATGAGAAAGGGGAATGAATAGCAGGGACATGTGCATGTGGATTTGGAGTGAGAgaatactctttttttttccttcacatCAAATTCGACTTCACTTGTCTACAGTAACAACAGCCTTTGTCTGCTTGTGGCACTTCAGGAAACTCCCAAGACCCAAAAaccaatcataaaaaaaatccattccCAAAAGAAAAATTTAGAGCAAAGTGCAAAGTTACTTGATATTTCTAAATCACAACTTGGTAACTTTTAACGCAATAAGTACCACTGCTTTCCAGTGAGGGCCAAGGTTGAATCAGTGTGTTGGATTAGACTTCAGGGATCACAACACAGCACAACGAAAGGACATAGAATGATGAAACCAAAACCTTgtacaaagtaaaaaaaaaaaagaacaaaaagaaactaTACCCTTTTTAGCAAATAATTACAGAAATTATATATGTTCAACAAAACAAGTGACCATGCACTGAATAATAAAAGAAGGAGATCACAAGTCAAGTCACAACCACACTTAATTTTTCCTTTGCTCCCACTAAACTAACGAATATCTCTATACTAGATGGTTCAAAGAAAGAGACCCATTAACCCCAATGCAGTGATGGTTAGATACATGGATGAGATCAAGCAGCATTGTAAGGCAGGGAAGGAAGGCCCACATCGCCCCAACCTAAAACTCTCGCGCCGCGTGTGGAAAGTTTGCATGTGACGAGtctcaaaaatttattataatatacgTAGCATTTGGGCTACATGTGGACCATGATAGAATCGGCTGAACTAAAGTATAAGGTCCTAGCCCCTACACACtcaaataagaacaaaaaacgATGCCGTATCAGTCCCTACTACCTCAAACGACAGCGTTAGATTTGCAGAGTGGTGATCTAAAATGGGCCCAAGCCCaaataaagaatgaaattaGCAGCAATGGACTCGGCCTGGGAATGGTAAGCATAGCATAAAGCATGTTGgttaatcaaaatgaaaaatcattttcagTCAAATAGAAGGTACACATCAGCCCTTGTGTGTGGCTTAATATGAATTGATCACACTTACTTTAAGTTTTGCCTTTGTTTCTCTCATCCTATGCTCTTAAGCTACTCAATCACCACACCCCACAACACACATGGAAGTTAAATCAATATCAACATCCACcaccttctctctctttctcttctacaactatttatatacaatttggCTCATGCAATTCTAccacataaaatataattctcCTCACTTGTTTCCTCAATTGTACCAAAAATGAGAAACTATTTTCTCCTACTTTTCTTCACCCTATCCCTTCTATTGGGCCAATCCAGACCCGACCCTGACCCACTTCAAGATTACTGTGTTGCTGATAACAAAGGTGAATTTTTCCTTAATGGGGTGCCCTGTATCAACCCAGATAAAGTTACAGCCTCACATTTTCTGACATCTGCATTGTCTAAGAATGGTAACACTAGTAACCAATTTGGCTTCAGTGTCACAGCCACCAACACTGTTAATCTTCCTGGGCTTAACACATTGGGCCTGGTATTGGCCCGGGTTGATATAGCGGCGAATGGGATCGTGCCACCTCACTCGCATCCACGGGCCTCCGAAGTGACCACTTGCCTCAAGGGCCAGCTTCTTGTGGGCTTTATTGACACAAATAACCGTGTTTTTACCCAGAACCTGAAGCCCGGTGAGTCTTTTGTGTTCCCAAAGGGCCTGATACATTTCTTGTCCAATAATGAGTTAAGGGAACCGGCACTGGCCCTTTCTGGTCTAAATAGCCAGAACCCAGGTACTCAAATTGCATCACTTGCAACATTTGCTAGCAAACCTGCTATTTATGATGAAATTCTCAAGAAGGGTTTCCAAATTACTGGCAGAGAAGTGGAAACAATTCGTAGAAACCTTGGAGGATGATTAAATAGATTATGCTGGTAATCGAGGTCATCCAATTACTGTCACCAATATGCTTAATTTGTTATTGCATTTTGCTTGGGATTCTAGGTGGGAACATGGTGTTAGATTCACATATTTAAAATGTCAGATTGCGTATTTAAAATGAACAGAAAGAGACATCCAAACCGTCATGTTAGAACATTACATGtttaataatcaaattaaaatcagaTGGCTGATCTGAGTCATGTATTGAATATTATTA harbors:
- the LOC108336721 gene encoding formin-like protein 8, whose translation is MMFLLLVSLVVLQGFLIPTCYCQINTPQNIETFYPIQTSESPLPIQPFQPQASPPSSGPVAATKASSSNSKVGTAVAATAASTLVVSGLVFFFVRRCSRTRKRKETSKNTASAAERHVSPQVEVFERMEGNVKGLIVDEDGLDVIYWRKLEGKKIPQKDFQREVLDSPKDEEGDHEGNPGKITEFIQETPLLREKSSTSHMNIFLPEESYTIMRIPPPAPPPTVPSSVGSSPTHSSSPSFTPSSPKPISTSFSSIPNITNSATPLAPPKVPDKKNEAPIPASAPPPPPPIIDEKKSPQPPPPPPPIPKIMNSAVASPPPPPPPPPIPPRKSPAPPPPPPKASGLKSSSKPPPNPIERAAGTTSKQGDTSPEVKLKPLHWDKVNTNLDHSMVWDKMDRGSFRVDDDLMEALFRVVATNRNDNAPKENNSTSSSKDALALSSNAFLLDPRKSQNIAIVLKSLTVSRKDIIDALIDGHGLNIETIEKLGRVAPTEEEQSLVLAYEGDPSKLAEAETFLRHILKAVPSAFKRLNALLFRLNYDSEILEIKEFLQTLEMGCKELRKQGIFVKLLEAVLKAGNRMNAGTQRGNAQAFNMASLRKLSDVKSTDGKTTLLHFVVEEVVRSEGKRAVLNRNHSLSRSSSRNSNKSDDSQNSSASNEQRQKEYITLGLPVVGGISSEFSNVRKAAITDYSTFVGSISALSAKILEIRELVSQCGNDKGGNFVKEMNRFLENAEEELRLVREEQTRVMQIVKKTTDYYQGGASKDIVEHPLYLFVIVKDFLGMVDQACIEIARNMQKRKTPKVN
- the LOC108338391 gene encoding protein WVD2-like 7 isoform X3, translated to MGESAASNPSLQVSVSFGRFENDSLSWERWSSFSPNKYLEEVEKCATPGSVAQKKAYFEAHYKKIAARKAELLAQEKQKEKDSFRSEDQDEIDLGGNADAELDKSDTQGFDEGVTQETSSVGEIHRTHVNDSEEEVAVSRDYESSLVEMENKEVESRSNSSFQMDEPEDVCVKHEESPNIEAEDVKEISHVVYKDTAKASEVEAKHVKLVQPKESKVTSVNKGSNAAKTKKKPMLPTSKASQISTPKSSKPASTPAKTVTPASSTKKGSSSSLSRRQITSSGESRKFANKPLHMSLSLAPSNPERAPQATMRRSLIMEKMGDKDIVKRAFKTFQNSFNQPKASDEDKSSIKKQVPSRGTVSKVPTSTALRKENGRPTKVESADKSGNAVRSTFGPKSAIRAEKGKESSRKIEEKSNAKEVERTRLQSKVKEDKKEEEMKRLKHNVKGTSTPAFYRGQKVVKSRPEKGDAKSKS
- the LOC108338391 gene encoding protein WVD2-like 7 isoform X1; the encoded protein is MWAFLPCLTMLLDLIHQMGESAASNPSLQVSVSFGRFENDSLSWERWSSFSPNKYLEEVEKCATPGSVAQKKAYFEAHYKKIAARKAELLAQEKQKEKDSFRSEDQDEIDLGGNADAELDKSDTQGFDEGVTQETSSVGEIHRTHVNDSEEEVAVSRDYESSLVEMENKEVESRSNSSFQMDEPEDVCVKHEESPNIEAEDVKEISHVVYKDTAKASEVEAKHVKLVQPKESKVTSVNKGSNAAKTKKKPMLPTSKASQISTPKSSKPASTPAKTVTPASSTKKGSSSSLSRRQITSSGESRKFANKPLHMSLSLAPSNPERAPQATMRRSLIMEKMGDKDIVKRAFKTFQNSFNQPKASDEDKSSIKKQVPSRGTVSKVPTSTALRKENGRPTKVESADKSGNAVRSTFGPKSAIRAEKGKESSRKIEEKSNAKEVERTRLQSKVKEDKKEEEMKRLKHNVKGTSTPAFYRGQKVVKSRPEKGDAKSKS
- the LOC108338391 gene encoding protein WVD2-like 7 isoform X2 yields the protein MGESAASNPSLQVSVSFGRFENDSLSWERWSSFSPNKYLEEVEKCATPGSVAQKKAYFEAHYKKIAARKAELLAQEKQKEKDSFRSEDQDEIDLGGNADAELDKSDTQGFDEGVTQETSSVGEIHRTHVNDSEEEVAVSRDYESSLVEMENKEVESRSNSSFQMDEPEDVCVKHEESPNIEAEDVKEISHVVYKDTAKASEVEAKHVKLVQPKESKVTSVNKGSNAAKTKKKPMLPTSKASQISTPKSSKPASTPAKTVTPASSTKKGSSSSLSRRQITSSGESRKFANKPLHMSLSLAPSNPERAPQATMRRSLIMEKMGDKDIVKRAFKTFQNSFNQPKASDEDKSSIKKQVPSRGTVSKVPTSTALRKENGRPTKVESADKSGNAVRSTFGPKSAIRAEKGKESSRKIEEKSNAKEVERTRLQSKVKEDKKEEEMKRLKHNVKGTSTPAFYRGQKVVKSRPEKVQVVHFIRDMYPT
- the LOC108337657 gene encoding germin-like protein subfamily 1 member 1 yields the protein MRNYFLLLFFTLSLLLGQSRPDPDPLQDYCVADNKGEFFLNGVPCINPDKVTASHFLTSALSKNGNTSNQFGFSVTATNTVNLPGLNTLGLVLARVDIAANGIVPPHSHPRASEVTTCLKGQLLVGFIDTNNRVFTQNLKPGESFVFPKGLIHFLSNNELREPALALSGLNSQNPGTQIASLATFASKPAIYDEILKKGFQITGREVETIRRNLGG